One genomic region from Pseudochaenichthys georgianus chromosome 15, fPseGeo1.2, whole genome shotgun sequence encodes:
- the c1d gene encoding nuclear nucleic acid-binding protein C1D, which yields MAADGKTEDYPHEIDDQLTGFDSSVTAIKTMLDKLPRNDVMHKLEPLDQAKLDLMSAYTLNSLFWMYLVSQGINPREHGIKQELERIRTYMNKVKEITDRKKAARLDKGAAARFVRSALYEPDEKDSRKKSASKKAADAKPDTPQFKRPKQSRS from the exons ATGGCAGCGGACGGCAAAACGGAGGACTACCCTCACGAGATAGACGATCAGCTCACAGGATTTGACTCCTCCGTGACTGCGATCAAAACCATGTTGGACAAGTTGCCCAGGAACGACGTTATGCATAAG CTGGAGCCTTTGGACCAAGCCAAGCTGGATCTGATGTCTGCCTACACCCTTAATTCATTATTCTGGA TGTACTTGGTTTCACAAGGAATTAATCCAAGAGAGCATGGAATCAAACAGGAGTTG GAGCGAATAAGGACATACATGAACAAAGTGAAAGAGATCACAGACAGGAAGAAAGCTGCCCGTCTGGATAAGGGGGCTGCGGCACGCTTCGTCAGGAGTGCCCTCTACGAGCCAGACGAAAAAGACTCTAGAAAAAAATCAGCATCCAAGAAAGCAGCAGACGCAAAACCTGACACCCCGCAGTTTAAGCGTCCGAAGCAGAGCAGAAGTTAA